ATGATCTCTTTGAAACTGTTAATAATAAACAATATATTTAGGAACCTTTTCTAACTAGGTGTTGTTCTGATTTTGTGAATAACtgtaaattattctgaaaactCTATACTTGAATAATTTTCACTCTAATTCATCTTGCTGCTTATTTAATAGAGACAGGCAGTTCCTTGGGCTGTTTATCAATCTAGGGAAGTCGAGAAAAATGCttcttaatttcaaagaaaagttcATTCTGTTTTGCTACTATAAACTACTTTATATTGTGTACTTGTTATAATTAcatgtggaaaatgaaacagaaagctggatttaaaaaagtaaaattcaaattccatttttctcttttttttcttctttttttttttttttcctctcaggtGGAAAGACATGACATGAATACCCTGAGTTTACCACTTAACATTCGCCGTGGAGGCTCTGACACCAACCTGAACTTTGATGTACCAGATGGGGTCCTAGAGTTTCACAAAGTCAAACTCAGTGCAGATAGcttgaaacagaaaatcctCAAGGTTACAGAACAAATCAAAGTTGAACAAACAGCTCGAGATGGAAACGTGGCTGAGTATTTGAAACTGGTAAACAGTGCAGACAAGCAACAGGCTGGGCGCATTAAACAAGTCTTTGAGAAAAAGAACCAGAAATCTGCCCACTCCATTgcccagctgcagaagaaattgGAACAGTATCACAAAAAGCTCAAGGATATTGAGCAAAATGGATCTTCCAAAACTACTAAGGATACTTCCAAAGATAACTTGAAAGATATTCAGCATGGAAAGACTCGTACCTCTGGGCATGGAACAGAGAACAGCAAGTCGGGTGTGCCGGGTGTATCTTTGACACCAcctgtctttgttttcagcaaGTCTAGAGAGTTTGCGAACCTGATTCGAAACAAATTTGGTAGTGCAGACAACATTGCTCATCTCAAAAATACCTTGGACGAATTTCGGCCAGAAACGAGTTCTAGAACATATGGGGGCAGTGCCACCATTGTTGCCAAACCAAAATACGTTAGTGATGATGAATGCTCAAGTGGGACCTCTGGCTCAGCAGACAGTAATGGGAATACTTCCTTTGGTCCTGCTGTGGCAAGTACCCTGGACAGCCAAGGAAAGCTTTCCATGATTTTGGAGGAACTAAGAGAAATCAAGGAGACACAGTCCCAATTAGCTGATGATattgagaatttaaaaacacaatttaaaagaGACTATGGCTTTATTTCTCAGATGTTACAAGAGGAAAGatataggtattttttttaactgttctcTTGAAATGACTTTTGAATGGGTATAGAAGCTATTTGGAAAGTGTAAATGTGGGTGGGTGCTTGTGTGTGTGATATTTcagaagcaagaggaaaaaataattccaatCAATATCTGGTACCAAAATGTTCCATTCCTTCCAATAACTGAAAATACATGTAGAATATTAATATTTCCTATCAAATGATGTGGGtagttttttgccttttgtcaAAGGCTTGTCAGAAAATTCTCTCATCTGACATATTGTATTATGTGAATACTGCGTATAGGAGATGCCAATTGTTTTGTGACTGGTGGAAGGATTCTGATCTATTGTGACTTGAAAATGCTAATCAGTCTACAGTGTAGCAGACCTGGCTTACAGCTAATAAGTATACCCTTTAGTCCTGAGTACCTTGTCCAAATACTTCTCAGACACATTGCGATCTTGTGGATGCAATGTCACTTTGTACCCTGGTGTAACACACGGCTGTGAAATGTAGTTTTAAGTGCTGTAGCACAACTTCCTCTTGCATTTGTTACTTGGCAATTAATTCCTTTATCATCTGCTGTGGGAAGTGACGTGTTCTACAGAGGTCTTGCACCTGCCGTACCTATATCCCATTTGTCGTATCACTTGTTAAAGTAAGTGTTGATTCTTGAAGTCTTTACTATGCTAATGGGCAAAAACTCAGTatgaaatgcagtatttaatgTTTCCCTTGTTTACAGTTCTTGAAATCCAAGGGAAGGCTGGATATCAAGTGGTAACATGGGGGAGGAAAGCACAGAGCAAATGGCCTACTGAACTCAGGACTTGGTTtcaggagaaggcagagcagTCCTTTCTGACAGCTTACTGCCATTAAGATCTCAAGCCCCCTGCCACTATTTCCCCAGCTAGACAATTTTGCCTCCATCATTTTTGTGCCGACTGCAGCGTTTGCCTGTTTGTGTGTTAAATCAAGTTACAaactcaccaaaaaaaattctagttTCCTGATGGTTTAGTTGAATTGGTTTACTGTGCAGAGACATGCCAGAACAGGCTGTACATGAATGGCAGGACCTTGCAGTCGTGTTTGAGAGGGGATCCAGggaacatatttttcctttcactacTGGTGAGCTGTTAACTGGCTGAGGCTTACTTACGAAACCATATCTTCTTGTCTAAATGAAGGGcgagaaatggaaaaatgtgagTTGGATACCCTTAGGCACTGTTTATAGTTCATATAATTTGCCAATGATgtacaaatatttgctttttaacacCCACTGCCAGCAAGAAACACTCAAAAAAGGCTTTCAGTTTGCTGAATAAATACTTATGGAGAGTTTCCAAAGTTTTTACTGATTTCTTTATGTGCTCTGTAATGCCAGTCAGGTGAATCCATAGTACACTGagaaattaccttttaaaatgtgtaattgTTTTCATGATTTAGCATTACTTGAATAGAAGGCACTAAATTTAGACCTTTATTCCTAATAAGATATGAAAGATTGGAAGACCAGTTAAATGACCTCACTGATCTTCATCAACATGAGACAGCAAACTTGAAACAAGAGCTAGCCAGCATAGAGGAGAAAGTGGCGTATCAGGCGTATGAGCGATCACGAGATGTTCaggtactttttttccttatcataAACTTCtaacattttgcagaaatctTGTACTGTAAAACACTTGCATCTTTCTACATCTTTGTATTTAAGGAATGTGGGGAAAGATTTAAGcccatgttttgttttaaggtgAAAACCCAGCATGTTTAAATCGGTGACAGTCTCCATTTGTTTCAATGGATTCAGAATTTTATCTGCTGGAATTGATGATATAGCCTAGGCAGACTTGTGGACGAAGAATGGcctgttttaatttcttgcaccagaggaggaaggaattgAGTCTCCTTGTATTGTGTAAAATGCCACTTTTGACAATGTCCTAACACAAACTTCTTGCTCAGACTTTCTCCAATATGTAGTCATATCACTGGCAAGGTTTATTATAAATTGAGTTTAAGGTAAAAAGTAAGAGAGCTAATTGATAAATAGACTTGTAGATTTGCCAGTTATAATTTAAGAGTTTTAATCCATGGTCACAACAGCCCCTATAATCAAAGCTGTAGGGTGTGTTCACATCAGTGATCAGTTGTAGTCATGTCTGGCTTCAATCAAAAGCCAGTAATAATGTCTACAAGTTTGTCCTGACAGCATGTAGTTACATACTTAAGTATTTATATACAATATaagcatttataaaatgcataataTTTCTACCCAAAGTCTGAGCAAGAGGTGAAAAATGGTGGAAAGATTGTTTTGCCTTACCTTGGGCTTAAATTCACTAACAACTGAGGAATGCTCAAAGACTGTCTTCGTGTTGGCTTAGatggtaaaaaaaaacaaaacaaaacaaaacaaacaaaaaactaccACCCCTGTCCTGTACACCCCTGTGCTCACATTTCTAAAAGTAGAGAGCGCAGGCAGCAGGACGATCACGCTGTTTCCTGATCGCTGTGAGAGTTAGGAAATTCCTGGGAACAGAGTGGGAAAGAGATGGTACTGAATCTAAGCATATCAAGGTTCCTTTGTAGGTTTAAAGAAGAGAGGTCTCTCATGCAGGACTCCTTTCTGTGAAGGCATCTTGAGGATGTAAAAACTGAATGAGACCCGAGTTCTCCAGCAGAAGGGCTGTGAAATGTTCGCTAACTCATTAGCAGAACCCTGGGGGGGTATTGGagacttttaaaactaattGAAGTGCCATGTTCATACAGCCTTGTTTCTTTTATCTCTGTACAGTTGGGCCTGTTTAAACCTGTCTCCTTGGAGGTTTGGCAAATAAGCTAAAATAGAGTAAAAGCATTTAAGTTGTGGGTATTTTAAGTAACAACCTAACTTTGGAGCACTCCGTCCCTAAGGGATGGGCAGATCgtttttaaaacacttgctCAGCCTCTCAATGCAGAACTGCAGGTATCAGACTTTTGCAGCTGGACTTTCTCTAAAGCAGCATGGAATGTTTTGAGAATAACTTACAGTCAGAGTAGAGAAGGACCAGGAAAGTTCTTTAGTGTGTAGTGGAGAGCATGCATGAACCCTAAAGGACTTTGTGCCACCCATTAAGAACTGTCTTCTGTATTATTACTAATTCCTAAAACAGTGAAAGGAAGCAGTCTTTTGTAAGGTGCTGTGCCATGTGCTTTGCACTGACTTTGGTGCCTGGCCGGTCACATGGTAAGCCAGTTCAACTTGCCAAAACAATGGAGAACTGACCCAGCAAAAGAAAGCTAATAACTCTGTGTgcagtgtttttgtttgtttgtttttacacagAGGATTGGGTTGAATCAGCTTACTGTGTGATCAGGTGAACACCCCTGCCAGTGCAAGGAAAATGTTTGGAGTTTGAGAGTGGGGAAGGAAGTAGGGATGCTGGAGCatagtttttcagttttacacagTGGTAAAAGGTTATGTCAAGTTGATCAATCTCATTAAATTATAGCCTTGCACCGTGTTACATAGTGGTGCCCAAATCCCAACTCCAGCAAAAAGTGGCATTTTGGCAAGTAAGTGAAGCAGTTGGgaatttttccatgtttcacTTTGAGAGGGCTTAAGCGTGGCGTTAGTGACTTAGGAACCATTTTACTCAAAGACCGTTTTTAGTCCACCCtcaagcagaagagaaaggtcTGCTTTCTTTAGAACAAAATGTGAAGCAGAGTATATCATGTGAGAGAGAGAATCCCTTAAAAGCATCACCACAGGTTTCTCCACTGTCTCCACTGCACGCTGCCCACTTGGGGTATGCATTAATGAGCCTTCACACTGACAGAGGGAGAAGGCAGTCTCCTACTGAGGACTCAGGCCTGGCACTGTACGATGGGTGGCTTTGAGAGAAAAAGTAATGTAGACCAGAGAGGTGGTGTAAACCAAATGCTACATGTTGCAAAGTAGATTTAATTAGTATCACAGCAAGCCTGTACTACCATAATGTTTTCTATAGCGTATACAAAGAAACTAACTTTGATGCTGTTTTAATGCAGTGAAAGTTGCCATGGCAACAGCTTTCCCAGTACTTTATCTCATCAGTATATGCAGGGAACGTTATCTGTCGTGAACATTAGAGTTATGATACTTTTTCTCAAGcatgaaaaaggtaaaaactaCATTTTGGACAGTGTTGTCAGACTTGATTATGCCTGAGCAGTCAGTGATACACACATGCAGATATATCTgcgtatttatttttaaagaagttggTGGTTCATTCAAATTTTAGGAGTCTATAATAAATTACACTTCTCATCTAGCTGATGGATGGCTCTGCAGCTAAAACGGGAAAAGTGGTGTATGAAAATACAGCTGCCCtaattcttgttttctgtctccagGAAGCCTTGGAATCATGCCAGACCCGAGTTTCAAAGCTGGAGCTCCATCAGCAAGAACAGCAAGCACAGCAGTCCGAAACAGTTAACGCCAAAGTGCTCCTGGGGAAATGTATAAATGTTATCCTGGCCTTCATGACTGTCATCTTAGTGTGCGTTTCTACTATTGCAAAGTTCATTGCTCCTATGATGAAGAGCCGTTTTCATATCATCTGCACTTTTTTCGCAGTGACACTGCTGgcaatattttgtaaaaactgGGATCATATCATTTGTGCCATAGAAAGGATGATTATACCAAGATGAAGCTGCTGGTctggctgctttctttttcttccccccccccccccccccccccccccccccccccccccccccttcccctccctgttttttaagtgctgtgtgtatacaaattatttttttttttgtcagtttaaaTGTGCAGACTGGATGGAGAAGGCTACAAAGACTCTGGGACTTTAAGGtgtaaatacataaatgcaTACTTGTTGGCAGTCACTTGCCTGTTCAATCCGATTGTGTCTAATTGGCTATGTCGGTGATGAACTGCTCGCCTATGTCAGTCTTCTGCCTTAATCCAACGGGTTTTCCACTTTACAAACCGACACCCACAAAAGATGGTATGATGCTCTGGGAGGGATCCAAGCAACTGCAAGTGTCAGGTGTGCTTTTTACTAGAGTGGAGTGCAAAGAGTGTGATCAGGAGGGAGTGCACCATAATGTGTATCAGCCCTGTTAGACTAATAAgttaattttctctctgaatcCAACTAGAATGATAAGCCAAATTATACAGTCATATGTATTAATAGTTCTTGATTCTAAATTAATGGGTATCTGTGTATGGGGTTTCTAGTTTTCAGGACCAGCAAAACTTGATGCTTCTGCTATAACCTTTTGCACAGAGAGTTTATTGTTTGTAAATTAGACCAGTGACGACTATTGACCATAGTTAGCAGTGGTTCTGTCCTGGCGCTGGTCCTTATCACATTCGGGAAACACATAAAGGTGGCATGAGACTTCCAAAGATGAACTGAATTGAATGACAAGATCTCCAGGCCACTTTGTAAAGGAGTAAAGAAGCAAGTAACTGGTGGGTAAGTTGTCATGCAGACCAAAACACTCACTTGCTTCAAGCCCTGCAACCTGCAAGGGGAAAGAAGTACACAGAAAGGCAACACTTAGGTTAGCCTTTGTTAGCACTGAATTGTTGGGGTGCTCTAACTGAATGCAAAGCAGATAGGTGGTGGGACTCTGGGTACGGtggatttctttcttgtgtCAGATTAAAGAATGTGGAAGAAGCATGAGGGAACAGCTTCTTAGGGGAGCAGGGAGTTAAACTTCTGTAAATATGCAAACACTGTGCAGACTCTCTTGACAAACATTcctgaaaataatgtattagcATACAGTACCACTACTAGGAGAcagggttggttttgttttcttactggaatatattttgcttgatttaagaactgcaaaaaaaaatttccctgaAATCTTCTTGGCTTTCAGCCATGATGCAAAACAagatctttaataaaaaaaaaaacaaaccagaccACCACAACCAGAATTTTTCTCCACTTTCCATGAAATTAAAAGACAGTGTCTCCAGTTGTTTGATGTTCAGTGTTActtactttgaaaataattgtcacggcagattttcttttcagttgcagTATTTGTTATGCTGGTTTTAcaggagggggggaaggggattAATCGatgtgtgtatttgtttttaatcaagtGCAATAGTTGGTGTAGAAATTCAGAAGACCTTATtctgaggaaagggaggggggaaggggaggcaggggaagaacTTTGACATTTTACCACAACTGGATTAACAGTGAATACAGTTACTTTTTGTGGCTCCAGGGACTGAAGG
Above is a genomic segment from Gymnogyps californianus isolate 813 chromosome 1, ASM1813914v2, whole genome shotgun sequence containing:
- the TMCC3 gene encoding transmembrane and coiled-coil domain protein 3 isoform X2; this translates as MLRKVERHDMNTLSLPLNIRRGGSDTNLNFDVPDGVLEFHKVKLSADSLKQKILKVTEQIKVEQTARDGNVAEYLKLVNSADKQQAGRIKQVFEKKNQKSAHSIAQLQKKLEQYHKKLKDIEQNGSSKTTKDTSKDNLKDIQHGKTRTSGHGTENSKSGVPGVSLTPPVFVFSKSREFANLIRNKFGSADNIAHLKNTLDEFRPETSSRTYGGSATIVAKPKYVSDDECSSGTSGSADSNGNTSFGPAVASTLDSQGKLSMILEELREIKETQSQLADDIENLKTQFKRDYGFISQMLQEERYRYERLEDQLNDLTDLHQHETANLKQELASIEEKVAYQAYERSRDVQEALESCQTRVSKLELHQQEQQAQQSETVNAKVLLGKCINVILAFMTVILVCVSTIAKFIAPMMKSRFHIICTFFAVTLLAIFCKNWDHIICAIERMIIPR
- the TMCC3 gene encoding transmembrane and coiled-coil domain protein 3 isoform X1, with the protein product MPGSDTALAVDRTYSDPERHRRRKTRVERHDMNTLSLPLNIRRGGSDTNLNFDVPDGVLEFHKVKLSADSLKQKILKVTEQIKVEQTARDGNVAEYLKLVNSADKQQAGRIKQVFEKKNQKSAHSIAQLQKKLEQYHKKLKDIEQNGSSKTTKDTSKDNLKDIQHGKTRTSGHGTENSKSGVPGVSLTPPVFVFSKSREFANLIRNKFGSADNIAHLKNTLDEFRPETSSRTYGGSATIVAKPKYVSDDECSSGTSGSADSNGNTSFGPAVASTLDSQGKLSMILEELREIKETQSQLADDIENLKTQFKRDYGFISQMLQEERYRYERLEDQLNDLTDLHQHETANLKQELASIEEKVAYQAYERSRDVQEALESCQTRVSKLELHQQEQQAQQSETVNAKVLLGKCINVILAFMTVILVCVSTIAKFIAPMMKSRFHIICTFFAVTLLAIFCKNWDHIICAIERMIIPR
- the TMCC3 gene encoding transmembrane and coiled-coil domain protein 3 isoform X3; the encoded protein is MNTLSLPLNIRRGGSDTNLNFDVPDGVLEFHKVKLSADSLKQKILKVTEQIKVEQTARDGNVAEYLKLVNSADKQQAGRIKQVFEKKNQKSAHSIAQLQKKLEQYHKKLKDIEQNGSSKTTKDTSKDNLKDIQHGKTRTSGHGTENSKSGVPGVSLTPPVFVFSKSREFANLIRNKFGSADNIAHLKNTLDEFRPETSSRTYGGSATIVAKPKYVSDDECSSGTSGSADSNGNTSFGPAVASTLDSQGKLSMILEELREIKETQSQLADDIENLKTQFKRDYGFISQMLQEERYRYERLEDQLNDLTDLHQHETANLKQELASIEEKVAYQAYERSRDVQEALESCQTRVSKLELHQQEQQAQQSETVNAKVLLGKCINVILAFMTVILVCVSTIAKFIAPMMKSRFHIICTFFAVTLLAIFCKNWDHIICAIERMIIPR